In one window of Musa acuminata AAA Group cultivar baxijiao chromosome BXJ3-2, Cavendish_Baxijiao_AAA, whole genome shotgun sequence DNA:
- the LOC135585007 gene encoding uncharacterized protein LOC135585007 isoform X3 → MVTLASLLHCSPLFVQSSRRMGDHLALLVDHLLTESTLEAAIGSRKHGQIAANSASLEDPAKEFTRKSHVRGRTSVGTLVECRICQEEDEDCNMEIPCSCCGSLKYAHRKCVQRWCNEKGDTVCEICLQQFKPGYTAPPKLFQYGSIPMNFRGNWEITRQDQHDSQIIALVPSEHDIVHPDDDDYSALGMRNTVCRQSIVIILLVLRTAGILLPIFVMVRTIRTFHQFRCRRVTREISDPAEGENMIEPWQLVRSQPYHIQMH, encoded by the exons ATGGTTACATTGGCTTCTTTGTTACATTGTTCTCCTCTTTTCGTTCAAAGTTCCAGAAGAATGGGAGACCATCTTGCTTTGTTAGTGGACCACCTGCTCACCGAGTCAACGCTTGAAGCGGCTATTGGTAGTCGGAAGCATGGCCAGATTGCCGCCAATTCGGCATCTTTGGAGGACCCGGCCAAAGAATTCACTCGGAAGAGTCACGTCAGAGGAAGGACATCCGTGGGAACGTTGGTCGAGTGCCGAATTTgtcaagaagaagatgaagactgCAACATGGAGATCCCTTGTTCATGTTGTGGCAGCTTGAAG TATGCTCATCGTAAGTGTGTTCAAAGATGGTGTAACGAGAAGGGCGACACAGTGTGTGAGATTTGCCTGCag CAATTTAAGCCAGGTTATACTGCTCCTCCAAAGTTGTTTCAGTATGGGAGTATTCCTATGAACTTCAG AGGCAATTGGGAGATTACCAGACAGGATCAGCATGATTCTCAGATCATAGCACTGGTTCCATCTGAACATGATATCGTGCAccctgatgatgatgattattcagCTTTAGGCATGAGAAACACAGTTTGTCGTCAGTCAATTGTGATAATA CTACTGGTGTTGCGGACTGCTGGAATACTTTTGCCGATCTTTGTAATGGTCAGAACAATAAGGACATTTCACCAGTTCCGCTGCCGACgg GTAACTCGTGAAATATCTGATCCAGCTGAAGGAGAGAACATGATCGAACCTTGGCAGCTGGTGCGGTCTCAACCATATCACATTCAGATGCACTGA
- the LOC135585007 gene encoding uncharacterized protein LOC135585007 isoform X1, producing MVTLASLLHCSPLFVQSSRRMGDHLALLVDHLLTESTLEAAIGSRKHGQIAANSASLEDPAKEFTRKSHVRGRTSVGTLVECRICQEEDEDCNMEIPCSCCGSLKYAHRKCVQRWCNEKGDTVCEICLQQFKPGYTAPPKLFQYGSIPMNFRGNWEITRQDQHDSQIIALVPSEHDIVHPDDDDYSALGMRNTVCRQSIVIIFTVLLVLPHTLPLMIGVAEQYSFTLFSLLVLRTAGILLPIFVMVRTIRTFHQFRCRRVTREISDPAEGENMIEPWQLVRSQPYHIQMH from the exons ATGGTTACATTGGCTTCTTTGTTACATTGTTCTCCTCTTTTCGTTCAAAGTTCCAGAAGAATGGGAGACCATCTTGCTTTGTTAGTGGACCACCTGCTCACCGAGTCAACGCTTGAAGCGGCTATTGGTAGTCGGAAGCATGGCCAGATTGCCGCCAATTCGGCATCTTTGGAGGACCCGGCCAAAGAATTCACTCGGAAGAGTCACGTCAGAGGAAGGACATCCGTGGGAACGTTGGTCGAGTGCCGAATTTgtcaagaagaagatgaagactgCAACATGGAGATCCCTTGTTCATGTTGTGGCAGCTTGAAG TATGCTCATCGTAAGTGTGTTCAAAGATGGTGTAACGAGAAGGGCGACACAGTGTGTGAGATTTGCCTGCag CAATTTAAGCCAGGTTATACTGCTCCTCCAAAGTTGTTTCAGTATGGGAGTATTCCTATGAACTTCAG AGGCAATTGGGAGATTACCAGACAGGATCAGCATGATTCTCAGATCATAGCACTGGTTCCATCTGAACATGATATCGTGCAccctgatgatgatgattattcagCTTTAGGCATGAGAAACACAGTTTGTCGTCAGTCAATTGTGATAATA TTCACGGTTCTTTTGGTTCTTCCCCACACTCTTCCTCTTATGATCGGTGTAGCTGAGCAGTATTCATTCACTCTGTTCTCA CTACTGGTGTTGCGGACTGCTGGAATACTTTTGCCGATCTTTGTAATGGTCAGAACAATAAGGACATTTCACCAGTTCCGCTGCCGACgg GTAACTCGTGAAATATCTGATCCAGCTGAAGGAGAGAACATGATCGAACCTTGGCAGCTGGTGCGGTCTCAACCATATCACATTCAGATGCACTGA
- the LOC135585007 gene encoding uncharacterized protein LOC135585007 isoform X4, which translates to MVTLASLLHCSPLFVQSSRRMGDHLALLVDHLLTESTLEAAIGSRKHGQIAANSASLEDPAKEFTRKSHVRGRTSVGTLVECRICQEEDEDCNMEIPCSCCGSLKYAHRKCVQRWCNEKGDTVCEICLQQFKPGYTAPPKLFQYGSIPMNFRGNWEITRQDQHDSQIIALVPSEHDIVHPDDDDYSALGMRNTVCRQSIVIIFTVLLVLPHTLPLMIGVAEQYSFTLFSPIFICTYLYKSYWCCGLLEYFCRSL; encoded by the exons ATGGTTACATTGGCTTCTTTGTTACATTGTTCTCCTCTTTTCGTTCAAAGTTCCAGAAGAATGGGAGACCATCTTGCTTTGTTAGTGGACCACCTGCTCACCGAGTCAACGCTTGAAGCGGCTATTGGTAGTCGGAAGCATGGCCAGATTGCCGCCAATTCGGCATCTTTGGAGGACCCGGCCAAAGAATTCACTCGGAAGAGTCACGTCAGAGGAAGGACATCCGTGGGAACGTTGGTCGAGTGCCGAATTTgtcaagaagaagatgaagactgCAACATGGAGATCCCTTGTTCATGTTGTGGCAGCTTGAAG TATGCTCATCGTAAGTGTGTTCAAAGATGGTGTAACGAGAAGGGCGACACAGTGTGTGAGATTTGCCTGCag CAATTTAAGCCAGGTTATACTGCTCCTCCAAAGTTGTTTCAGTATGGGAGTATTCCTATGAACTTCAG AGGCAATTGGGAGATTACCAGACAGGATCAGCATGATTCTCAGATCATAGCACTGGTTCCATCTGAACATGATATCGTGCAccctgatgatgatgattattcagCTTTAGGCATGAGAAACACAGTTTGTCGTCAGTCAATTGTGATAATA TTCACGGTTCTTTTGGTTCTTCCCCACACTCTTCCTCTTATGATCGGTGTAGCTGAGCAGTATTCATTCACTCTGTTCTCA CCCATTTTTATTTGTACATATCTGTATAAAAGCTACTGGTGTTGCGGACTGCTGGAATACTTTTGCCGATCTTTGTAA
- the LOC135585007 gene encoding uncharacterized protein LOC135585007 isoform X2: protein MGDHLALLVDHLLTESTLEAAIGSRKHGQIAANSASLEDPAKEFTRKSHVRGRTSVGTLVECRICQEEDEDCNMEIPCSCCGSLKYAHRKCVQRWCNEKGDTVCEICLQQFKPGYTAPPKLFQYGSIPMNFRGNWEITRQDQHDSQIIALVPSEHDIVHPDDDDYSALGMRNTVCRQSIVIIFTVLLVLPHTLPLMIGVAEQYSFTLFSLLVLRTAGILLPIFVMVRTIRTFHQFRCRRVTREISDPAEGENMIEPWQLVRSQPYHIQMH, encoded by the exons ATGGGAGACCATCTTGCTTTGTTAGTGGACCACCTGCTCACCGAGTCAACGCTTGAAGCGGCTATTGGTAGTCGGAAGCATGGCCAGATTGCCGCCAATTCGGCATCTTTGGAGGACCCGGCCAAAGAATTCACTCGGAAGAGTCACGTCAGAGGAAGGACATCCGTGGGAACGTTGGTCGAGTGCCGAATTTgtcaagaagaagatgaagactgCAACATGGAGATCCCTTGTTCATGTTGTGGCAGCTTGAAG TATGCTCATCGTAAGTGTGTTCAAAGATGGTGTAACGAGAAGGGCGACACAGTGTGTGAGATTTGCCTGCag CAATTTAAGCCAGGTTATACTGCTCCTCCAAAGTTGTTTCAGTATGGGAGTATTCCTATGAACTTCAG AGGCAATTGGGAGATTACCAGACAGGATCAGCATGATTCTCAGATCATAGCACTGGTTCCATCTGAACATGATATCGTGCAccctgatgatgatgattattcagCTTTAGGCATGAGAAACACAGTTTGTCGTCAGTCAATTGTGATAATA TTCACGGTTCTTTTGGTTCTTCCCCACACTCTTCCTCTTATGATCGGTGTAGCTGAGCAGTATTCATTCACTCTGTTCTCA CTACTGGTGTTGCGGACTGCTGGAATACTTTTGCCGATCTTTGTAATGGTCAGAACAATAAGGACATTTCACCAGTTCCGCTGCCGACgg GTAACTCGTGAAATATCTGATCCAGCTGAAGGAGAGAACATGATCGAACCTTGGCAGCTGGTGCGGTCTCAACCATATCACATTCAGATGCACTGA
- the LOC135631642 gene encoding uncharacterized protein LOC135631642 has product MGNTACTPYAASGGSIRVVNGIVQYVRSVRAAELMVDNPGQFVCDSDHLDVGCRNPGLAADEELERRRLCFLLPMDMLFSVLTEEEMAALSCRVSKARISNRILPVRGDLCLFPAQAKKANEATRCIKRRPRQSSWTPALDTIKEVP; this is encoded by the coding sequence ATGGGGAACACTGCATGCACACCTTACGCTGCCTCGGGTGGATCCATAAGGGTCGTCAATGGCATCGTACAGTACGTGCGTTCTGTGAGAGCGGCGGAGTTGATGGTTGACAACCCTGGGCAGTTCGTGTGCGACTCTGACCATCTCGACGTGGGGTGTCGGAATCCAGGTTTGGCGGCGGACGAGGAACTCGAGCGACGCCGGCTCTGCTTCCTGCTGCCGATGGACATGCTCTTCTCGGTGCTTACCGAGGAGGAGATGGCAGCTCTTTCGTGCAGGGTCTCCAAGGCAAGAATCTCCAACAGGATTCTTCCCGTCCGCGGTGACCTCTGCTTGTTCCCCGCACAGGCCAAGAAAGCGAATGAAGCCACCCGGTGCATCAAGAGGAGGCCGAGGCAGTCGTCGTGGACGCCGGCATTGGACACCATAAAAGAAGTTCCATGA